From Myotis daubentonii chromosome 15, mMyoDau2.1, whole genome shotgun sequence, one genomic window encodes:
- the SAXO3 gene encoding stabilizer of axonemal microtubules 3 has protein sequence MEAQGTWMPGTGGRKGLGTARERSGLAGRTPEVFLSGRPAPSTQSTVAEPLATAAKRDLHIWAFDEVISRWETTYGAAHGVLKTHGGPYAQPKVPKPKDLARSVGMKDFVEKLSRRGWCLPLTTEHQSSEARAQYSAWPDLHQRARPLQFADHHLTGASQTLIPWRMSPELAGRPLTVSNQGILDRFQLYLPTYAGDFRAYSKKELLPWGHAPQQPPCRPSCRVPLPLRIRVPRVPRARPVTPAVPHRGALSLAQESYSLPLHPLRRLDGFYPGALSWRVPHRNPVPAIYRVPQAYRTESSNYGSSKPALV, from the exons ATGGAGGCCCAGGGGACCTGGATGCCTGGAACtggagggaggaaagggctgGGGACCGCGCGGGAGCGATCAGGGCTGGCGGGCCGGACTCCTGAGGTGTTTTTAAGCGGACGTCCCGCGCCTTCTACCCAGTCCACGGTGGCGGAGCCCCTGGCCACAGCCGCCAAGCGGGATCTGCACATCTGGGCTTTCGACGAGGTCATCAGCAGATGGGAGACCACCTATGGCGCGGCTCACGGGGTGCTCAAGACCCACGGCGGGCCCTATGCGCAGCCCAAGGTCCCAAAGCCGAAGGACCTCGCGCGGTCTGTGGGGATGAAGGACTTTGTGGAAAAG CTCTCGCGCCGCGGCTGGTGCCTCCCGCTGACCACAGAGCACCAGAGCAGCGAGGCGCGGGCGCAGTACTCCGCGTGGCCCGACCTGCACCAGCGCGCCCGGCCCCTGCAGTTCGCCGACCACCACCTCACGGGCGCTTCCCAG ACTCTCATTCCCTGGAGGATGAGCCCGGAGCTGGCCGGCCGGCCTCTCACAGTGTCCAACCAGGGCATCCTGGACCGCTTTCAGCTCTACCTGCCCACCTATGCCGGGGACTTCCGAGCCTACTCGAA GAAGGAGTTGTTACCCTGGGGCCACGCCCCCCAGCAGCCGCCCTGTCGACCCTCCTGTCGGGTGCCCCTGCCGCTGCGGATCCGTGTGCCCCGTGTGCCCCGCGCCCGCCCGGTGACGCCGGCGGTGCCGCACCGCGGGGCGCTGTCGCTGGCGCAGGAGTCCTACAGCCTCCCGCTGCACCCGCTCCGCCGGCTGGACGGCTTCTACCCGGGGGCGCTGTCCTGGAGAGTCCCGCACCGGAACCCCGTGCCGGCCATCTACCGCGTGCCGCAAGCCTACCGCACCGAGAGCTCCAACTACGGCAGCTCCAAGCCGGCCCTGGTCTga
- the LOC132216618 gene encoding lutropin subunit beta → MALSQGLLLWLLLSVGGVRAPRGPLRPLCRPVNATLAAENEACPVCITFTTSICAGYCPSMVRVLPAPLPPVPQPVCTYRELSFASIRLPGCPPGVDPMVSFPVALSCRCGPCRLSSSDCGGPRAQPLACDRPPFPDLLFL, encoded by the exons ATGGCCTTGTCCCAggggctgctgctgtggctgctgctgagcGTGGGTGGGGTGCGGGCACCCAGGGGGCCACTGCGGCCACTGTGCCGGCCCGTCAATGCCACGCTGGCCGCCGAGAACGAGGCCTGTCCGGTCTGCATCACCTTCACCACCAGCATCTGTGCCGGCTACTGCCCCAGCATG GTGCGGGTGCTGCCGGCCCCTCTGCCGCCTGTGCCCCAGCCGGTGTGCACCTACCGTGAGCTGAGCTTTGCCTCCATCCGGCTCCCCGGCTGCCCGCCTGGTGTGGACCCGATGGTCTCCTTCCCTGTGGCCCTCAGCTGTCGCTGTGGGCCCTGCCGCCTCAGCAGCTCCGACTGTGGGGGTCCCAGAGCCCAACCCTTGGCCTGTGACCGCCCCCCCTTCCCAGACCTCCTCTTCCTCTAA
- the RUVBL2 gene encoding ruvB-like 2 isoform X1 yields MATVTATTKVPEVRDVTRIERIGAHSHIRGLGLDDALEPRQASQGMVGQLAARRAAGVVLEMIREGKIAGRAVLIAGQPGTGKTAIAMGMAQALGPDTPFTAIAGSEIFSLEMSKTEALTQAFRRSIGVRIKEETEIIEGEVVEIQIDRPATGTGSKVGKLTLKTTEMETIYDLGTKMIESLTKDKVQAGDVITIDKATGKISKLGRSFTRARDYDAMGSQTKFVQCPDGELQKRKEVVHTVSLHEIDVINSRTQGFLALFSGDTGEIKSEVREQINAKVAEWREEGKAEIIPGVLFIDEVHMLDIESFSFLNRALESDMAPVLIMATNRGITRIRGTSYQSPHGIPIDLLDRLLIVSTSPYSEKDTKQILRIRCEEEDVEMSEDAYTVLTRIGLETSLRYAIQLITAASLVCRKRKGTEVQVDDIKRVYSLFLDESRSTQYMKEYQDAFLFNELKGETMDTS; encoded by the exons ATGGCAACCGTG ACGGCCACAACCAAAGTCCCAGAGGTCCGCGACGTGACAAGAATCGAGCGCATTG GCGCTCACTCCCACAtccgggggctggggctggacgaTGCCTTGGAGCCGCGACAG gcttcCCAGGGCATGGTCGGCCAGCTGGCGgcccggcgggcggcgggcgtgGTGCTGGAGATGATCCGGGAAGGGAAGATCGCGGGCCGGGCGGTCCTCATCGCCGGCCAGCCGGGCACGGGGAAGACAGCCATCGCCATGG GCATGGCGCAGGCCCTGGGCCCCGACACCCCGTTCACCGCCATCGCGGGCAGCGAGATCTTCTCCCTGGAGATGAGCAAGACAGAGGCGCTGACGCAGGCCTTCCGCCGGTCCATCGGCGTTCGCATCAA GGAGGAGACGGAGATCATCGAAGGGGAGGTGGTGGAGATCCAGATCGACCGGCCGGCCACGGGGACG GGCTCCAAGGTGGGCAAGCTGACCCTCAAGACGACCGAGATGGAGACGATATACGACCTGGGCACCAAGATGATTGAGTCCCTGACCAAGGACAAGGTCCAGGCCGG GGATGTGATCACCATCGACAAGGCCACGGGCAAGATCTCCAAGCTGGGCCGCTCCTTCACGCGGGCGCGCGACTACGACGCCATGGGCTCCCAG ACCAAGTTCGTGCAGTGCCCAGACGGGGAGCTCCAGAAGCGCAAGGAGGTGGTGCACACCGTGTCCCTGCACGAGATCGACGTCATCAACTCCCGCACCCAGGGCTTCCTGGCCCTCTTCTCAG GTGACACAGGGGAGATCAAGTCAGAGGTCCGAGAGCAGATCAATGCCAAGGTGGCCGAGTGGCGAGAGGAGGGCAAGGCGGAGATCATCCCTGGG gtgctgTTCATCGATGAGGTGCACATGCTGGACATAGAGAGCTTCTCCTTCCTCAACCGGGCGCTGGAGAGCGACATGGCGCCCGTCCTCATCATGGCCACCAACCGCGGCATCACCCG GATCCGGGGTACCAGCTACCAGAGCCCCCACGGCATCCCCATCGACCTGCTGGACCGGCTGCTCAttgtctccacctccccctacagCGAGAAGGACACGAAACAGATCCTCCGCATCCG GTGTGAGGAGGAAGATGTGGAGATGAGCGAGGACGCCTACACGGTGCTGACCCGCATTGGCCTGGAGACCTCCCTGCGCTACGCCATCCAGCTCATCACCGCCGCCAGCCTGGTGTGCCGGAAACGCAAG GGCACGGAGGTGCAGGTAGATGACATCAAGCGGGTCTACTCACTCTTCCTGGACGAGTCGCGCTCCACGCAGTACATGAAGGAGTACCAGGACGCCTTCCTCTTTAATGAGCTCA AAGGCGAGACCATGGACACCTCCTGA
- the RUVBL2 gene encoding ruvB-like 2 isoform X2, which produces MATVTATTKVPEVRDVTRIERIGAHSHIRGLGLDDALEPRQASQGMVGQLAARRAAGVVLEMIREGKIAGRAVLIAGQPGTGKTAIAMGMAQALGPDTPFTAIAGSEIFSLEMSKTEALTQAFRRSIGVRIKEETEIIEGEVVEIQIDRPATGTGSKVGKLTLKTTEMETIYDLGTKMIESLTKDKVQAGDVITIDKATGKISKLGRSFTRARDYDAMGSQTKFVQCPDGELQKRKEVVHTVSLHEIDVINSRTQGFLALFSGDTGEIKSEVREQINAKVAEWREEGKAEIIPGVLFIDEVHMLDIESFSFLNRALESDMAPVLIMATNRGITRIRGTSYQSPHGIPIDLLDRLLIVSTSPYSEKDTKQILRIRCEEEDVEMSEDAYTVLTRIGLETSLRYAIQLITAASLVCRKRKGTEVQVDDIKRVYSLFLDESRSTQYMKEYQDAFLFNELSETMDTS; this is translated from the exons ATGGCAACCGTG ACGGCCACAACCAAAGTCCCAGAGGTCCGCGACGTGACAAGAATCGAGCGCATTG GCGCTCACTCCCACAtccgggggctggggctggacgaTGCCTTGGAGCCGCGACAG gcttcCCAGGGCATGGTCGGCCAGCTGGCGgcccggcgggcggcgggcgtgGTGCTGGAGATGATCCGGGAAGGGAAGATCGCGGGCCGGGCGGTCCTCATCGCCGGCCAGCCGGGCACGGGGAAGACAGCCATCGCCATGG GCATGGCGCAGGCCCTGGGCCCCGACACCCCGTTCACCGCCATCGCGGGCAGCGAGATCTTCTCCCTGGAGATGAGCAAGACAGAGGCGCTGACGCAGGCCTTCCGCCGGTCCATCGGCGTTCGCATCAA GGAGGAGACGGAGATCATCGAAGGGGAGGTGGTGGAGATCCAGATCGACCGGCCGGCCACGGGGACG GGCTCCAAGGTGGGCAAGCTGACCCTCAAGACGACCGAGATGGAGACGATATACGACCTGGGCACCAAGATGATTGAGTCCCTGACCAAGGACAAGGTCCAGGCCGG GGATGTGATCACCATCGACAAGGCCACGGGCAAGATCTCCAAGCTGGGCCGCTCCTTCACGCGGGCGCGCGACTACGACGCCATGGGCTCCCAG ACCAAGTTCGTGCAGTGCCCAGACGGGGAGCTCCAGAAGCGCAAGGAGGTGGTGCACACCGTGTCCCTGCACGAGATCGACGTCATCAACTCCCGCACCCAGGGCTTCCTGGCCCTCTTCTCAG GTGACACAGGGGAGATCAAGTCAGAGGTCCGAGAGCAGATCAATGCCAAGGTGGCCGAGTGGCGAGAGGAGGGCAAGGCGGAGATCATCCCTGGG gtgctgTTCATCGATGAGGTGCACATGCTGGACATAGAGAGCTTCTCCTTCCTCAACCGGGCGCTGGAGAGCGACATGGCGCCCGTCCTCATCATGGCCACCAACCGCGGCATCACCCG GATCCGGGGTACCAGCTACCAGAGCCCCCACGGCATCCCCATCGACCTGCTGGACCGGCTGCTCAttgtctccacctccccctacagCGAGAAGGACACGAAACAGATCCTCCGCATCCG GTGTGAGGAGGAAGATGTGGAGATGAGCGAGGACGCCTACACGGTGCTGACCCGCATTGGCCTGGAGACCTCCCTGCGCTACGCCATCCAGCTCATCACCGCCGCCAGCCTGGTGTGCCGGAAACGCAAG GGCACGGAGGTGCAGGTAGATGACATCAAGCGGGTCTACTCACTCTTCCTGGACGAGTCGCGCTCCACGCAGTACATGAAGGAGTACCAGGACGCCTTCCTCTTTAATGAGCTCA GCGAGACCATGGACACCTCCTGA